The following are encoded together in the Myxocyprinus asiaticus isolate MX2 ecotype Aquarium Trade chromosome 7, UBuf_Myxa_2, whole genome shotgun sequence genome:
- the LOC127444183 gene encoding fibroin heavy chain-like, whose translation MDEASSSLAMAGVGIGSLSVTGMGSGSLAMAGVGVGSLAVTGMGSGSLAMAGVGVGSLAMAGVGIGSLAVTGMGSGSLAMAGVGVGSLAMTGMGSGLLAMAGVGVGSLAMAGVGVGSLAVTGMGSGSLAMAGVGVGSLAVTGMGSGLLAMAGVGVGSLAMAGVGVGSLAVAGVGVGSLAVAGKGTDNLWERDFVALRTDISGR comes from the exons atggatgaagcttccagctcgttggccatggcaggcgtgggcattggctcgttgtcTGTGACAGGTATGGGCagtggctcgttggccatggcaggtgtgggtgttggctcgttggccgtgacaGGCATGGGTagtggctcgttggccatggcaggtgtgggtgttggctcattggccatggcaggtgtgggcattggctcgttggctgtgacAGGCATGGGCagtggctcgttggccatggcaggtgtgggtgttggctcattggccatgacAGGCATGGGCAGTGgcttgttggccatggcaggtgtgggtgttggctcattggccatggcag gcgtgggtgttggctcattGGCTGTGACAGGCATGGGCagtggctcattggccatggcaggtgtgggtgttggCTCATTGGCTGTGACAGGCATGGGCAGTGGCttattggccatggcaggtgtgggtgttggctcattggccatggcaggcgtgggcgttggctcattggccgtggcaggcgtgggtgttggctcattggctgtggcaggcaagggcactgacaatttgtgggaaagggattttgtggccctacgcaccgatatcagtggcagataa